In the genome of Hymenobacter taeanensis, one region contains:
- a CDS encoding TonB-dependent receptor plug domain-containing protein has product MASTAAAQNKPGFSLDSVQALPSVRVQAVRPSRFAVGSRVTSVLDSGAVLPTGATLAEALASRTALYLKEYGPGQLASISIRGTSAQHTAVLWNGFNVMLPTLGQSDFALLPLSGNTRAEVQHGPAGATYGTGAVGGTVLLSSPVVWGAGLRGTVQTDAGSYGLRAGSAEGSFSNQRISVRTAASYRTADNDFPYSTPGTTGLVRQRQANAALHQWSVAQDVTLRVGQQGEIQASAWLTDADRQIQPAIGSANTHAQEWDQSRRLLAGYRHVTSQQETGVRVAWFEDVLNYRNEATVSNSRVRTTQAQADHTINFGSRASVRGGLEAQHFAVTPELYRRPVTENRYAGYVLLRYDPRPALHLSANVRQAVLPGRRVPLTPTLGAEWQVWQTSHQQLTLKASTSRSYRAPTLNERFWPQGGDPNLLPESGFGYEGGLLHTVKPTTQLTLVSELTGYHQLVNNWVEWTSDPRTNFTTPRNLRQVRAQGLEASSQAQWQPGAYRLSARASYALTQSEKTKGDAADQLAAGKQLAYVPLHSAALTTEHGWHGWQLTTALRYTGYRYLYSGNGRYLPSYLLLNATLGYKIKLTPALGLLIAAQGFNLTNQNYQVYEARAMPPRWGSLSLRLNWR; this is encoded by the coding sequence ATGGCCAGTACGGCAGCGGCTCAAAATAAGCCGGGCTTTTCGCTTGATTCGGTGCAGGCCTTGCCCTCAGTGCGGGTGCAGGCAGTACGGCCCAGCAGGTTTGCAGTGGGCAGCCGGGTTACGTCGGTGTTAGACTCGGGGGCAGTGCTACCTACGGGCGCCACCCTGGCGGAAGCCCTGGCCTCCCGCACGGCCTTATACCTGAAAGAGTACGGGCCGGGGCAGCTGGCTTCCATCTCTATTCGAGGCACATCGGCTCAACATACCGCGGTGCTGTGGAACGGCTTTAACGTGATGCTGCCCACGCTAGGCCAGTCGGATTTTGCGCTGCTGCCGCTGAGTGGTAACACCCGTGCCGAGGTACAGCACGGGCCTGCTGGCGCTACCTATGGCACCGGCGCGGTGGGTGGTACAGTGCTGCTATCGTCGCCGGTGGTGTGGGGCGCGGGGCTACGCGGCACTGTGCAGACGGATGCCGGCAGCTATGGCCTGCGGGCCGGCAGTGCCGAGGGCAGCTTCAGCAACCAGCGCATTTCGGTGCGCACCGCCGCCTCCTACCGCACCGCCGACAACGATTTCCCCTACTCTACCCCAGGCACAACAGGCCTAGTGCGGCAACGGCAAGCAAACGCTGCGCTGCATCAATGGAGCGTAGCCCAAGATGTAACACTGCGCGTAGGCCAGCAGGGCGAGATCCAGGCCTCGGCGTGGCTGACAGATGCCGACCGCCAGATTCAGCCGGCTATTGGCTCAGCCAACACCCACGCCCAAGAGTGGGACCAAAGCCGCCGCTTGCTGGCCGGGTACCGGCACGTTACGAGCCAGCAGGAGACGGGGGTGCGAGTGGCCTGGTTTGAGGATGTGCTCAACTACCGCAACGAGGCCACCGTGAGCAACTCCAGGGTGCGCACCACTCAAGCCCAGGCCGACCATACCATCAACTTCGGCAGCCGGGCCAGCGTGCGGGGTGGCCTAGAAGCCCAGCATTTTGCCGTAACCCCCGAGCTGTACCGCCGCCCGGTAACCGAAAATCGGTATGCGGGCTATGTGCTGCTGCGCTACGACCCACGCCCTGCGTTGCACCTCTCAGCCAATGTGAGACAGGCAGTGCTGCCCGGCCGGCGGGTGCCGCTTACCCCTACGCTGGGCGCTGAGTGGCAGGTCTGGCAAACCAGCCACCAGCAGCTTACGCTTAAGGCCAGCACCTCCCGCAGCTACCGGGCACCCACCCTCAACGAGCGGTTCTGGCCCCAGGGCGGCGACCCCAACCTGCTGCCGGAAAGTGGCTTTGGCTACGAGGGTGGCCTACTGCACACGGTGAAACCCACAACTCAACTCACGCTCGTTTCTGAGCTGACGGGGTATCACCAGTTGGTAAATAACTGGGTGGAGTGGACCTCTGACCCGCGCACCAACTTCACTACCCCGCGTAACCTGCGGCAGGTACGGGCCCAGGGCCTGGAGGCCAGCTCACAGGCGCAGTGGCAACCGGGAGCGTATCGCTTGAGCGCGCGCGCCAGCTATGCCCTCACCCAGTCAGAGAAAACCAAGGGAGATGCCGCTGACCAGCTGGCGGCGGGCAAGCAACTGGCCTACGTGCCCCTGCACAGCGCGGCGCTAACCACGGAGCATGGCTGGCACGGGTGGCAGCTCACCACGGCGCTGCGCTACACCGGCTACCGCTACCTCTACTCCGGCAATGGGCGCTACCTGCCTTCCTACCTACTGCTGAATGCCACGCTGGGCTACAAAATCAAGCTTACGCCGGCGCTAGGCCTATTGATAGCCGCGCAGGGCTTCAACCTCACGAATCAGAATTATCAGGTGTATGAAGCACGGGCCATGCCTCCCCGCTGGGGTAGCCTGAGCTTACGCCTGAACTGGCGCTAA
- a CDS encoding YncE family protein: protein MLQAYRTTSFINRFFLIGAGVLALTSCDPENEEAKPIYSLSKDGSNVFVLNEGQYGTPNGEISLFSKTAREVRDNSAFRTVNQRDLGDVVQSMLVVGERGYVVLNNSKKVQVLDLKTLQAQGDAITGFEQPRYAIAAATDKVYVTEWVALGQPGRVAVLDTRTNKITKTIPVGRQPEQLLLANGKVYVANSDENTISVINPTTDAVETTLTVQDGPSSMVLDQAGAIWVLCGGITRYGGAPSYPVLSSTPANLVRLNTTTPAASVTLPFAKGGASSLRTNGAKNQLYYRYSGAVYRMNTSDLTLPTTPLIRRSFYGLEVDPADNTIYGSIAPYTSTGKFIRYQSTGTAIDSFNVGLLPNGFVFY from the coding sequence ATGCTGCAAGCATATCGCACCACATCTTTTATCAACCGCTTTTTCCTTATTGGGGCCGGTGTACTGGCTCTCACCAGCTGCGACCCAGAGAACGAGGAGGCCAAACCCATCTATAGCCTTAGCAAAGATGGCAGCAATGTATTTGTGCTGAACGAAGGCCAGTATGGCACGCCCAACGGCGAAATCAGCCTGTTCAGCAAAACAGCGCGGGAAGTACGCGACAACAGCGCCTTCCGCACGGTAAACCAGCGCGACCTCGGCGACGTGGTACAATCCATGCTGGTGGTAGGTGAGAGAGGCTACGTGGTACTCAACAACAGCAAGAAAGTACAGGTACTCGACCTTAAAACGCTGCAGGCGCAGGGCGATGCCATAACAGGGTTTGAGCAGCCACGCTACGCCATAGCAGCAGCTACCGATAAAGTGTACGTTACGGAGTGGGTGGCCCTAGGCCAGCCGGGCCGCGTGGCGGTGCTTGACACCCGCACCAATAAAATCACCAAAACCATTCCCGTGGGCCGTCAGCCGGAGCAGTTACTGCTGGCCAATGGCAAAGTGTATGTTGCTAACTCTGATGAGAACACCATCTCGGTTATCAACCCCACTACCGATGCCGTAGAAACAACGCTTACGGTGCAAGATGGCCCCAGCAGCATGGTGCTAGACCAGGCCGGCGCCATTTGGGTGCTGTGCGGAGGTATTACCCGCTACGGTGGGGCTCCATCATACCCCGTGCTCTCCTCTACGCCTGCCAACTTAGTGAGGCTAAACACAACTACTCCTGCGGCTTCTGTCACGCTGCCCTTTGCCAAGGGGGGAGCCAGCAGCTTGCGCACTAATGGCGCCAAGAATCAGCTGTATTACCGCTACAGCGGAGCAGTGTACCGCATGAACACCTCAGACCTAACGCTGCCCACTACGCCACTCATCCGTCGGAGCTTCTATGGCCTGGAGGTTGACCCCGCCGACAACACCATTTATGGCTCAATAGCCCCCTATACCTCTACCGGCAAATTTATCCGGTACCAGAGCACTGGCACCGCCATCGACTCTTTCAACGTAGGCCTGCTGCCCAACGGCTTCGTGTTCTACTAA
- a CDS encoding AraC family transcriptional regulator — translation MKTTLLHIKNMVCPRCIDAVRTLLEQAGYHATDVKLGQAQLDQSTPVDPASVAPILREAGFDVLLGRADQLTEQIKAALVEYLEHLRTARMPLTTSAFLTERFAATYSHLSKVFSRTANLTIEKYLIRLKIERVKEMLSYNEMTLSEIAEHMRYSSGQHLSNQFRQVTGRSVSEFRRDLMPKRLSLDQLV, via the coding sequence GTGAAAACGACGCTCCTCCACATCAAAAATATGGTTTGCCCACGCTGCATTGATGCCGTGCGCACCCTCCTCGAACAAGCCGGCTACCATGCCACCGATGTCAAGCTTGGCCAGGCGCAGCTCGATCAAAGTACGCCCGTGGACCCCGCTTCGGTGGCTCCCATCCTGCGGGAAGCGGGCTTTGATGTGCTCCTGGGTCGGGCTGACCAACTAACGGAACAGATCAAGGCGGCCCTGGTAGAATACCTAGAGCACCTGCGTACCGCCCGCATGCCGCTAACTACCTCTGCTTTCCTGACGGAGCGCTTTGCGGCTACGTACTCGCACCTGAGCAAAGTGTTCTCGCGCACGGCCAACCTCACCATCGAGAAATACCTCATCCGTCTGAAAATTGAGCGCGTGAAGGAGATGCTGAGCTACAATGAAATGACCCTAAGTGAAATAGCTGAGCACATGCGTTACAGCAGCGGCCAGCACCTGAGCAACCAGTTCCGTCAAGTGACGGGCCGCTCCGTGAGCGAGTTCCGCCGCGACCTGATGCCCAAGCGCCTTTCGCTGGATCAACTGGTGTAG
- a CDS encoding B12-binding domain-containing radical SAM protein: protein MSASLNILLITPPLTQLNTPYPATAYLKGFLGSRGYSVTQADLGLELVLKLFSQTGLARVFNAIEEGSFDLSDNAKRMLRLRRSYLSTIEPVIRFLQNKDNTLAPRICHSRFLPEASRFDNVADLESAFGTMGLTDQARHLATLYLEDLGDLIKETVGPQFGFSRYAEKLAMSATLFDGLQEALDAPANLLDQMLLELLDELVAGTEPDVVGFTVPFPGNLYGALRLAGRVKQLRPTVKTLMGGGYPNTELRQIKEPRFFNYIDFLTLDDGEGPWLRLLGYLSEEKERQSVPVLERHAEPVEPQVAVRQASLPLANSNRVGEAVEMLRQAQHDVLLSHQLPFQRTFLRDEAGEVVYINQPFPDIPHPEVGTPDYSDLPLTEYLSVIEVLNPMHRLWSDGRWNKLTVAHGCYWKRCSFCDVTLDYISRYETAPSTLLVDRIEQIVRQTGQTGFHFVDEAAPPLALRDLAIELLKRQVNITWWGNIRFEKTFSPDLCRLLAASGCIAVSGGLEVASDRLLALMEKGVTIAQVARVTDGFTQAGIMVHAYLMYGFPTETAQETVDSLEVVRQLFGAGIVQSGYWHRFSMTAHSPVGKNPEKYKVQPIGPEPGPFAWNDLWHDDPTGTDHEQFGPGLAKALYNYLHGVALNEPLSFWFDFRVPKPTVPRHLIQQALQEPVKPDFAKQNQRLFWLGNAPELTMEAGKKGPRAVLTFYEQAEDFEVKVPAAIGQWLQELLVGLTADYDTKVLLKDAARTFPQGQSFEQFLQSQSWHLLREKGLLIL, encoded by the coding sequence GTGTCTGCTTCGCTCAACATCCTGCTCATTACCCCGCCGCTTACGCAGCTCAACACGCCTTACCCGGCTACGGCCTACCTGAAGGGCTTTCTCGGCTCGCGTGGCTACAGCGTAACGCAAGCTGACCTGGGCCTGGAACTGGTATTGAAGCTGTTCTCGCAGACTGGCCTAGCGCGGGTTTTCAACGCTATTGAGGAGGGCAGTTTTGACCTGAGCGACAATGCTAAGCGCATGCTGCGCCTGCGCCGCAGCTACCTCAGCACCATTGAGCCGGTTATTCGGTTTCTACAGAACAAGGACAACACGCTGGCCCCGCGCATCTGCCACAGCCGTTTCCTGCCCGAAGCCAGCCGGTTTGACAACGTAGCCGACCTGGAAAGTGCTTTCGGCACCATGGGCCTCACCGACCAGGCCCGCCACCTGGCCACGCTCTACCTCGAAGACCTCGGCGACCTGATTAAGGAAACCGTGGGGCCGCAGTTCGGCTTTTCGCGCTACGCCGAGAAGCTGGCTATGTCGGCCACCTTGTTCGACGGTTTGCAGGAGGCGCTGGATGCCCCCGCCAACCTCCTGGACCAGATGCTGCTGGAGCTGCTGGATGAGCTGGTGGCCGGCACCGAGCCCGACGTAGTGGGCTTCACGGTGCCCTTCCCTGGCAACCTGTACGGGGCGCTGCGCCTCGCTGGCCGTGTGAAGCAACTGCGCCCGACAGTGAAAACCCTTATGGGTGGCGGGTATCCTAATACCGAGCTACGCCAGATCAAGGAGCCCCGCTTCTTTAACTACATCGACTTCCTGACTCTGGATGACGGCGAGGGCCCTTGGCTGCGACTGCTGGGATATTTGAGTGAGGAGAAAGAACGGCAGTCTGTACCAGTACTGGAACGTCATGCTGAGCCTGTCGAACCGCAGGTCGCCGTTAGGCAAGCATCTCTACCGCTGGCTAACTCCAATCGTGTGGGCGAAGCGGTAGAGATGCTTCGACAGGCTCAGCATGACGTTCTGTTGAGTCACCAGCTTCCCTTCCAACGGACTTTCCTGCGGGATGAGGCGGGGGAGGTGGTGTATATCAACCAGCCCTTCCCGGATATTCCGCACCCGGAAGTTGGCACACCGGACTATTCCGACTTGCCCCTGACGGAATATCTGTCGGTGATTGAGGTGCTGAACCCCATGCACCGGCTCTGGAGCGACGGGCGCTGGAACAAGCTCACGGTGGCCCACGGCTGCTACTGGAAGCGCTGCTCTTTCTGCGATGTCACGCTGGACTACATCTCACGCTACGAAACCGCGCCCAGTACCCTGCTGGTTGACCGCATCGAGCAGATTGTGCGGCAAACCGGCCAGACCGGCTTCCACTTCGTGGACGAAGCTGCCCCGCCCCTGGCCCTGCGCGACCTGGCCATTGAGCTGCTAAAGCGCCAGGTGAACATTACCTGGTGGGGCAACATCCGCTTCGAGAAAACCTTCTCCCCCGACCTGTGCCGCCTGCTGGCGGCCTCCGGTTGCATTGCCGTATCGGGTGGCCTGGAGGTGGCTTCTGACCGGCTGCTGGCCCTCATGGAGAAGGGCGTAACCATTGCCCAGGTAGCCCGCGTGACGGACGGCTTCACCCAGGCCGGCATTATGGTGCACGCCTACCTGATGTATGGCTTCCCCACCGAAACCGCCCAGGAAACCGTGGATTCGCTGGAAGTGGTGCGGCAGCTGTTTGGAGCGGGCATCGTGCAGAGCGGCTACTGGCACCGGTTTTCTATGACGGCCCACTCGCCCGTAGGCAAAAACCCGGAGAAGTATAAAGTGCAGCCCATCGGCCCAGAACCCGGCCCCTTCGCCTGGAACGACCTTTGGCACGACGACCCCACCGGCACCGACCACGAACAGTTCGGGCCGGGCCTGGCCAAGGCCCTTTATAACTACCTGCACGGCGTAGCCCTCAATGAGCCTCTCAGCTTCTGGTTTGATTTCCGGGTGCCCAAGCCCACCGTGCCGCGCCACCTGATTCAGCAGGCCCTGCAGGAACCCGTTAAACCCGACTTCGCCAAGCAAAACCAGCGCCTGTTCTGGCTGGGCAACGCCCCGGAGCTGACGATGGAAGCCGGTAAGAAAGGCCCGCGCGCCGTGCTCACTTTCTATGAGCAGGCTGAGGATTTCGAAGTAAAGGTACCCGCTGCCATAGGCCAGTGGCTGCAGGAGCTTCTAGTGGGGCTAACTGCGGATTACGATACTAAAGTCCTGCTAAAAGATGCCGCCCGCACTTTCCCACAAGGCCAGAGCTTCGAGCAGTTCCTGCAATCACAAAGCTGGCATCTGCTGCGGGAAAAGGGCCTGTTGATTCTGTAG
- a CDS encoding GNAT family N-acetyltransferase — translation MTSPLRILVAKRTAATAAQLAELGRQTFHDTFAAQNKPEDMAAYLAANFSPEQQLVELQDPNAVFLLAQMVQDVVGYAKLKLHSTLGQEEGKVPEDRLEIERLYILEDWIGTGLGATLMRRAIEEARQQKCRAVVLGVWEKNTRAIEFYRRFGFKPIGQHEFLLGQDVQTDLILRKGL, via the coding sequence ATGACTTCTCCGCTTCGCATTTTGGTGGCCAAACGCACCGCGGCCACCGCGGCCCAACTCGCCGAGCTGGGCCGGCAGACCTTTCACGATACCTTCGCGGCCCAGAACAAGCCCGAGGATATGGCGGCCTACCTGGCGGCGAACTTCAGCCCCGAGCAGCAGCTGGTGGAGCTGCAGGACCCTAACGCGGTGTTCCTGCTGGCCCAGATGGTGCAGGACGTGGTGGGCTACGCTAAGCTCAAGCTCCACTCCACGCTGGGCCAGGAGGAGGGTAAAGTGCCCGAAGACCGGCTGGAGATTGAGCGCCTGTATATCCTGGAAGACTGGATTGGGACGGGCTTGGGCGCCACCCTCATGCGCCGCGCCATTGAGGAAGCCCGCCAGCAGAAGTGCCGGGCAGTGGTGCTGGGCGTGTGGGAGAAGAACACCCGCGCCATTGAGTTCTACCGCCGCTTCGGGTTTAAGCCCATCGGGCAGCACGAGTTTCTGCTGGGCCAGGATGTGCAAACCGACCTCATTCTGCGGAAGGGACTGTAG
- a CDS encoding outer membrane beta-barrel protein, whose protein sequence is MADNTNPLSVRLGNPDLRPEYIHTLTGTYTQFNAVNNRSVFASLNGSKVQDRIVSATSFSARGVQTTRPVNADGYSTLNGFVSLGQRLAWHKLNLNLTTNGNLTRSRSFVNDQANDTRSWNLGQGVSLNSAFNDHLELGLRANATYQRATYSLLPQQNTSYWTHTLETDLFYQLPSNWAISSDLWLTRYAGRSAGFNQSVALWNLALTRQLFKAKQGELKLQAYDLLKQNRSVVRNVTDTYLEDVRSNVLTWYFLLSFTYNLRQFGR, encoded by the coding sequence GTGGCCGATAACACCAACCCCCTGAGCGTGCGCCTCGGCAACCCCGACCTGCGCCCCGAGTACATCCACACCCTCACGGGCACCTACACACAGTTCAACGCCGTGAACAACCGCAGCGTGTTTGCCTCCCTCAACGGCAGCAAGGTGCAAGACCGCATTGTGTCGGCCACGTCGTTCAGCGCCCGGGGCGTGCAAACCACCCGGCCCGTAAACGCCGATGGCTACAGTACGCTCAACGGCTTTGTGTCGCTGGGGCAGCGCCTGGCCTGGCACAAACTGAACCTGAACCTGACCACCAACGGCAACCTCACCCGCAGCCGCAGCTTCGTGAACGACCAAGCCAACGACACGCGCTCCTGGAACCTCGGGCAGGGCGTGAGCCTCAACTCCGCCTTCAACGACCACTTGGAGCTCGGCCTGCGCGCCAACGCCACGTACCAGCGGGCCACCTACTCGCTGCTGCCCCAGCAAAACACCTCTTACTGGACCCACACCCTGGAAACCGACCTGTTCTACCAGCTGCCCAGCAACTGGGCCATCAGCAGCGACCTGTGGCTGACGCGCTACGCTGGTCGCTCCGCGGGCTTCAACCAGAGCGTAGCCCTCTGGAACTTGGCCCTCACGCGCCAGCTCTTCAAAGCCAAACAGGGCGAGCTAAAGCTACAGGCCTACGACCTGCTCAAGCAAAACCGCAGCGTAGTCCGCAACGTGACCGATACCTACCTGGAAGACGTCCGCAGCAACGTCCTGACGTGGTATTTCCTGCTGAGCTTCACCTACAACCTGCGGCAGTTTGGGAGGTAG
- a CDS encoding ArnT family glycosyltransferase, whose amino-acid sequence MLAPLGRWVSHPPNQIYLVLLLVASVPLLYGLGTTVMHPWDEARLAINASEMALSKQWLLTTIGGQPDLWSTKPPLLIWLQVVAIKLLGNTELAIRLPSALAAFATLSLLYWFGVKTLRDTATGIFTCLVLLTSAGYTGFHMARSGDYDALLVFWQVLVWTSFFRYLEDGRPRNWWLVVAGLLGGTLTKSIAGLLGVPSLVLYALYRRQAWKLLTQRRFYGALGLFVLLVGGYYVLREQAAPGYWQAVQYNDLLGRYTTVQNNNSGSPVFYLSYLKNQHFVPWFLFVGPAAVLLWRQPDQLQQRAALLGVLFAGTWLLLISLSATKLKWYDGPALPALALLVGQGLACIYRALHQHYTASWAIGASLALFAGLVFWWPYRLLLESITTLEQGLYPEYYPYRTFLSALPATHPGLTRFTVLSPVLFTDIVAAKPHEPTPDYNPVLQYYQLTYRMEKGLHFQLKSARQIAQLHAQDTVVLCAPQVRARLDSVFATRLLFHDGPCTTLVLDQRK is encoded by the coding sequence ATGTTGGCACCTCTAGGCCGTTGGGTATCTCACCCACCCAACCAAATATATCTTGTGCTGCTGCTGGTAGCCAGTGTGCCCTTGCTCTATGGCCTGGGTACCACGGTTATGCACCCCTGGGACGAGGCGCGCCTGGCCATTAACGCCAGCGAAATGGCCCTAAGCAAGCAGTGGCTCCTAACCACCATAGGCGGGCAGCCCGACCTCTGGAGCACCAAGCCGCCCCTGCTGATCTGGTTGCAGGTGGTTGCCATTAAGTTGTTAGGCAACACCGAGCTGGCCATCCGGCTGCCGAGCGCGCTGGCCGCTTTTGCTACCCTGAGCCTGCTGTACTGGTTTGGCGTGAAAACCCTGCGCGATACAGCAACCGGCATCTTTACCTGCCTGGTGTTGCTGACGTCGGCGGGGTATACCGGGTTTCACATGGCCCGGTCCGGCGACTATGATGCGCTGCTGGTCTTTTGGCAGGTGCTGGTCTGGACATCCTTTTTCCGCTATCTGGAAGACGGGCGGCCCCGCAACTGGTGGCTGGTGGTGGCCGGCTTGCTCGGGGGCACGCTCACCAAGAGCATTGCGGGCCTGCTGGGAGTGCCGTCGCTGGTGCTGTACGCCCTGTACCGGCGGCAGGCCTGGAAATTGCTCACTCAGCGCCGGTTTTATGGGGCCCTAGGCCTGTTTGTGCTGCTGGTGGGCGGCTATTATGTACTGCGCGAGCAGGCAGCCCCTGGCTACTGGCAGGCCGTGCAGTACAACGACCTGCTGGGGCGCTACACCACTGTGCAGAACAACAACTCCGGCTCACCGGTCTTCTATCTGTCGTACCTCAAGAACCAGCACTTTGTGCCCTGGTTCCTCTTCGTGGGGCCGGCGGCAGTGCTGCTATGGCGGCAGCCAGACCAGCTGCAGCAGCGGGCGGCCCTGCTAGGGGTACTGTTTGCGGGTACCTGGCTGCTGCTCATCAGCCTCTCCGCCACCAAGCTCAAGTGGTACGATGGGCCCGCGCTACCGGCGCTGGCGTTACTGGTAGGCCAGGGGCTGGCCTGCATCTACCGGGCGCTGCACCAGCACTACACCGCTTCCTGGGCAATCGGAGCCAGCCTGGCGCTGTTTGCGGGATTGGTGTTTTGGTGGCCCTACCGGCTCCTGCTAGAAAGCATTACTACCCTGGAACAGGGCCTATATCCCGAGTATTATCCGTACCGGACCTTTCTCTCCGCACTGCCAGCCACCCACCCAGGCCTCACCCGGTTCACGGTGCTCTCGCCGGTGCTGTTCACTGATATCGTAGCGGCCAAACCCCACGAACCTACTCCCGACTACAACCCCGTGCTGCAGTATTACCAGCTGACCTACCGCATGGAAAAGGGCCTGCACTTTCAACTCAAGAGCGCCCGCCAAATTGCCCAGCTCCACGCGCAGGATACGGTGGTGCTGTGCGCACCCCAGGTGCGAGCCCGGCTAGACTCGGTGTTTGCAACTCGCTTGCTGTTTCACGATGGGCCCTGCACTACGCTGGTACTTGATCAGCGGAAATAG
- a CDS encoding DUF421 domain-containing protein, producing the protein MHFLNELLGLHASSHNITTLQMCARAIVVFLWALTLLRLAGHQAFGSGSTLDMVLKVIFGAVLSRAIVAASPFWATLMAGGVLVGLYRLLSYISYYSDAVGRLVKGDALPLIKHGQPLPLNLRKISFSEKDLHEGLRNSGNLDDITQVEQAYLERNGRISVVPKKKQA; encoded by the coding sequence ATGCATTTCCTCAACGAGCTTCTCGGCCTCCACGCGAGTTCGCACAACATCACTACCCTGCAAATGTGCGCTCGCGCTATTGTTGTTTTTCTGTGGGCCCTCACCCTGCTTCGGCTGGCAGGCCACCAGGCCTTTGGCAGCGGCAGCACTCTTGATATGGTGCTGAAAGTAATTTTCGGGGCCGTATTGAGCCGGGCTATTGTGGCTGCCTCTCCGTTTTGGGCTACCCTGATGGCGGGTGGCGTGCTGGTAGGCCTGTACCGGTTGCTGTCTTACATCTCCTATTACTCTGATGCGGTGGGACGGCTGGTGAAAGGCGACGCCCTGCCCCTGATTAAGCATGGCCAGCCGCTGCCGCTCAACCTCCGGAAAATCAGTTTCTCGGAAAAAGACCTGCACGAAGGACTTCGCAACAGCGGTAACCTCGACGACATCACCCAAGTGGAACAGGCCTACCTGGAGCGCAATGGCCGCATCAGCGTGGTCCCGAAGAAGAAGCAGGCGTGA
- a CDS encoding GAF domain-containing protein, producing the protein MSISPEFHPMPLDEEARLQALRPYQLLNTMQDETFAELVRLTAKLFHVPICIIALVEEDVVRFGLNHGLPPAMDRVNRWETLCSVALLEEGTTVFKDLHTEPCALINLSLVKHLNLGFYAGHALRTPDGQPIGVLCVIDHQPREFSPRDLALLEPLAGVIMSLLNVRIALTQQPRWNQELWTEIYRRIETSVTRLETLAALANWEEGADNATSQAYQASTYEEMLHVITVLHQQIRAALR; encoded by the coding sequence ATGAGTATTTCCCCCGAGTTTCATCCGATGCCTCTTGATGAGGAGGCGCGCTTACAGGCCCTGCGTCCGTACCAGCTACTCAATACCATGCAGGATGAAACCTTCGCGGAGTTGGTGCGCCTGACGGCAAAGCTGTTTCATGTGCCCATCTGCATAATTGCGCTGGTGGAGGAAGATGTAGTGCGGTTTGGCCTTAACCACGGGCTGCCACCTGCTATGGACCGGGTAAACCGCTGGGAAACGCTCTGCTCCGTAGCGTTGCTGGAAGAGGGCACCACCGTGTTTAAGGATCTGCACACCGAGCCCTGCGCCCTCATCAACCTCTCCCTGGTAAAGCACCTGAACCTGGGATTTTACGCGGGCCACGCCCTGCGCACCCCCGACGGTCAGCCCATTGGAGTTCTGTGCGTAATTGACCATCAGCCCCGCGAATTCAGCCCCCGGGACTTGGCCCTGCTGGAACCACTGGCGGGGGTAATCATGAGCCTGCTGAATGTGCGAATAGCCCTGACCCAACAGCCCCGCTGGAATCAGGAGCTCTGGACCGAGATTTACCGCCGCATTGAAACATCGGTTACCCGGCTGGAAACCCTGGCCGCGCTGGCTAACTGGGAGGAGGGGGCCGACAATGCCACCAGTCAGGCCTACCAAGCCTCCACCTACGAGGAGATGCTGCATGTTATTACCGTGCTGCATCAGCAAATAAGGGCGGCGCTGCGCTAG